In one window of Burkholderia sp. NRF60-BP8 DNA:
- a CDS encoding glycoside hydrolase family protein, which produces MAAACLLAAAARAAGPVRWPDAASGAPLVGAQVKIQSFTRDDARRIRDTGFTFVRLGAWADRLDQAAYWAQLDDAFAAARSAGLPVLLTVRSLGAFATPRGMGPAAVSLAGAGERLADAVDALVRRHGRDLIAVELWNEPDLSRYWPTGDVARTFPPFAGALCRRLSKGARAVPIVGFGFARAPLPGSVPGNLLSSVQTAAPGCLDAVSYHAYGMTPAQVRAAARDIDARYGLPAIVTEVGAASTGGDGERRQAHRLRTLLDARGELQTPLISLYEWADTAGADDAAQRSYGIVHADRSPKPALDAVRAALHARPPER; this is translated from the coding sequence GTGGCCGCCGCTTGTCTGCTGGCGGCGGCAGCCCGCGCCGCTGGCCCCGTTCGCTGGCCGGACGCGGCAAGCGGCGCGCCGCTCGTCGGCGCACAGGTCAAGATTCAGTCGTTCACGCGTGACGATGCGCGCCGGATTCGCGACACCGGCTTCACGTTCGTGCGTTTGGGCGCATGGGCCGACCGTCTCGATCAGGCCGCCTATTGGGCACAGCTCGACGACGCGTTCGCCGCCGCACGATCCGCGGGTTTGCCGGTGCTGCTGACGGTGCGCTCGCTCGGCGCGTTCGCGACGCCGCGCGGCATGGGGCCGGCGGCGGTGTCGCTTGCGGGGGCCGGCGAGCGGCTGGCCGATGCCGTCGACGCGCTCGTGCGTCGGCATGGCCGCGACCTGATCGCCGTCGAACTCTGGAACGAACCCGATCTCTCGCGCTACTGGCCGACCGGCGATGTCGCGCGAACCTTCCCGCCTTTCGCGGGTGCGCTGTGCCGGCGGCTGTCGAAAGGCGCGCGCGCGGTGCCGATCGTCGGCTTCGGTTTCGCGCGCGCACCGCTGCCGGGCAGCGTGCCCGGCAACCTGCTTTCCAGCGTGCAGACCGCCGCACCGGGTTGCCTCGACGCCGTGTCGTACCACGCATACGGAATGACGCCCGCCCAGGTCCGTGCGGCGGCGCGCGACATCGACGCACGCTACGGCTTGCCGGCGATCGTCACCGAGGTCGGCGCGGCGTCAACGGGCGGCGACGGCGAGCGGCGTCAGGCGCACCGCCTGCGCACGCTGCTCGATGCGCGCGGAGAACTGCAGACGCCGCTGATCTCGCTCTACGAGTGGGCGGATACAGCGGGCGCCGACGACGCGGCGCAACGCAGTTACGGCATCGTGCATGCGGACCGGTCGCCGAAGCCCGCGCTCGACGCGGTCCGCGCGGCGTTGCATGCGCGGCCGCCCGAGCGGTAA
- a CDS encoding YadA family autotransporter adhesin has translation MYGIGHDGSRVTTSGGGMCSPACRAGLTRIPPRFGPGRQNRTSPIPTILSVPRQIERSREMNKTYRNIWNAATGTWTAVAETAKSHSKGSARAARQAVVALALGGAVVGGAYAADACSTEDDRSGWVDATGACVLASTTGGMSRSSAITSNPLNDALIKVNAGNANTEATASNTGSIAIGGGAMATASGSNGPTGGGIAIGQTASASHSSVSVGTNAFADSVAGRATAAAFGTASYANGAGATALGANASASGSQVLAVGSMASARADNGTAVGYGASIGAQGANSVALGNGSTASDANVVSIGTAAAGGQRRIVNMAAGTQDTDAVNLGQMNAALAPKIDDTYVKINPSTATAAVATGGAMAIGGNAQATLGGATAIGNDAVATARNTTSLGFYTSASGGAATAIGAYAEATAEHAIALGVAASAGHAESVAIGVSSTTDRDNSVSVGSGKLQRQITNMAAGTKATDAVNVSQLTPVVNALGGGAAIDPTTGAVTGPTYTLVNGGTQTTVGGALGALDGELTVAKGNIAQNTTDITNINNQLGDLASGTIGIVQQAGAGADITVGASTDGTTVNFTGTAGDRKLAGVAAGDVSATSNEAINGSQLHGVSQSVADAIGAGSQVNPDGSITAPSFTVGDGNGGTTTVHTVGDAVTNLDGRVTINEGDIKNLADQIGNGTVGLVQQDATTRDITVAQHTDGKVVDFTGTDGARKLIGVDAGEVSATSNEAINGSQLHGVSQSVASAIGAGSQVNPDGSISAPSFTVGDGNGGTTTVHNVGDAVTNLDGRVTNNEGAITNINQQLAAGQIGLVQQDPTTGAITVGATTGGSSISFAGTGGARTLSGVANGVNDDDAVTIAQLKATGLIDYTGKEIAAVTYDDITLGSVTFGGSGGTALHNVAPGLIASGSMDAVNGGQLYDLQQQFAQQYAAMDGRVGALEQNPGNGGGSGGPGNGMGPGNGTGGDGSLVVGTGSNAAGSNSSAVGQGAVATGDNGSAFGQGSVASGENSTAIGQGSNASGNGSVALGQGSVADRDNAVSVGSAGNERQITNVAAGTAPTDAVNVQQLNDNINSVRSQIDSNRRDSNGGTASAVAIANLPQASLPGESMVSVAGGTYGGESATAFGISTATRNGKWVVKASGSTNTRGTVAVGAGVGYRW, from the coding sequence ATGTATGGCATTGGTCACGACGGCTCACGTGTGACGACCAGCGGCGGCGGCATGTGTTCGCCGGCTTGTAGGGCGGGTCTTACGCGGATACCACCGAGATTCGGACCCGGACGACAGAATCGGACGAGCCCGATCCCTACCATTCTTTCAGTACCCCGACAAATTGAAAGGAGTAGGGAAATGAACAAGACATATCGGAATATCTGGAACGCGGCGACGGGCACGTGGACGGCCGTGGCCGAAACGGCGAAATCGCACTCGAAGGGCTCGGCGCGCGCGGCGCGTCAGGCCGTGGTCGCACTCGCGCTGGGTGGTGCGGTGGTTGGCGGCGCATACGCGGCCGACGCGTGCTCGACCGAAGATGATCGCTCGGGCTGGGTTGATGCTACCGGCGCGTGTGTGCTCGCGAGCACGACGGGAGGGATGAGCAGAAGCTCAGCCATTACCAGCAACCCGCTCAATGACGCCCTCATCAAGGTCAATGCCGGAAATGCAAACACCGAGGCGACCGCCTCCAACACCGGTTCCATCGCAATCGGTGGCGGCGCGATGGCGACAGCCAGCGGCTCGAACGGGCCGACGGGCGGCGGCATCGCCATCGGGCAGACTGCAAGCGCTTCACATAGCTCGGTATCCGTCGGTACCAATGCCTTTGCAGACTCCGTCGCGGGTCGAGCAACTGCGGCGGCCTTCGGCACGGCGTCATATGCGAACGGTGCCGGCGCGACTGCGCTGGGCGCCAATGCGAGCGCCAGCGGGTCGCAAGTTCTTGCTGTCGGAAGCATGGCATCGGCCCGGGCCGATAACGGAACCGCCGTAGGCTATGGGGCATCGATTGGCGCGCAGGGTGCCAATAGCGTAGCGCTCGGTAACGGTTCGACGGCATCTGACGCGAATGTCGTGTCGATTGGTACCGCGGCCGCGGGCGGCCAGCGAAGAATCGTCAACATGGCGGCCGGCACGCAAGACACCGACGCCGTCAACCTCGGCCAGATGAACGCCGCGCTCGCACCCAAGATCGACGACACGTACGTTAAGATCAATCCGTCCACAGCCACCGCCGCGGTGGCCACCGGCGGGGCAATGGCCATCGGCGGCAACGCGCAAGCCACCCTCGGCGGCGCAACGGCCATCGGTAACGATGCAGTCGCGACTGCCCGGAACACGACCTCCCTCGGCTTCTATACGTCGGCTTCGGGCGGCGCAGCCACCGCAATCGGCGCCTATGCGGAAGCGACGGCGGAGCACGCGATCGCCCTCGGCGTTGCCGCGTCGGCTGGGCATGCCGAATCGGTTGCGATCGGCGTCAGCTCGACCACCGATCGCGACAACAGCGTATCGGTCGGCAGCGGCAAGCTGCAACGCCAGATCACCAACATGGCCGCCGGTACGAAGGCAACCGACGCCGTGAACGTATCGCAGCTCACGCCGGTCGTGAACGCACTCGGCGGCGGTGCCGCGATCGATCCGACCACGGGCGCCGTGACCGGCCCGACGTACACGCTCGTGAACGGCGGCACGCAGACGACGGTCGGCGGCGCACTCGGCGCGCTCGACGGAGAACTGACGGTTGCGAAGGGCAACATCGCGCAGAACACGACCGATATCACGAACATCAACAACCAGCTCGGCGACCTGGCGAGCGGCACGATCGGTATCGTCCAGCAGGCTGGCGCCGGCGCGGACATCACGGTTGGCGCGAGCACCGACGGCACGACGGTGAACTTCACGGGCACGGCCGGCGACCGCAAGCTGGCCGGCGTGGCGGCAGGCGACGTGTCGGCGACGAGCAACGAAGCGATCAACGGTTCGCAACTGCATGGCGTGTCGCAAAGCGTCGCCGATGCGATCGGCGCCGGCTCGCAGGTCAACCCGGACGGCTCGATCACCGCACCGAGCTTCACCGTCGGCGACGGCAACGGCGGCACGACCACGGTTCACACCGTCGGCGACGCCGTGACGAACCTCGATGGCCGCGTGACGATCAACGAAGGCGACATCAAGAACCTCGCCGACCAGATCGGCAACGGCACCGTCGGCCTCGTCCAGCAGGATGCGACGACGCGCGACATCACGGTCGCTCAGCACACCGACGGCAAGGTTGTCGATTTCACCGGCACGGACGGCGCGCGCAAGCTGATCGGCGTGGACGCGGGCGAAGTATCGGCGACCAGCAACGAAGCGATCAACGGTTCGCAGCTGCACGGCGTGTCGCAGAGCGTTGCTTCGGCGATCGGCGCAGGTTCGCAGGTGAACCCCGACGGCTCCATCTCCGCACCGAGCTTCACGGTCGGCGACGGCAACGGCGGCACGACCACGGTTCATAACGTCGGCGACGCCGTGACGAACCTCGACGGCCGCGTGACGAACAACGAAGGCGCGATCACGAACATCAACCAGCAGCTCGCGGCAGGCCAGATCGGCCTCGTGCAGCAGGACCCGACGACGGGCGCGATCACGGTCGGCGCGACGACGGGCGGTTCGTCGATCAGCTTCGCCGGCACCGGCGGTGCACGGACGTTGAGCGGCGTCGCCAACGGCGTGAACGACGACGATGCAGTAACGATCGCGCAGTTGAAGGCGACGGGCCTGATCGACTACACCGGCAAGGAAATCGCGGCCGTGACCTACGACGACATCACGCTCGGCAGCGTGACCTTCGGCGGCTCGGGCGGCACGGCGCTGCACAACGTCGCGCCGGGGCTGATCGCGTCGGGCAGCATGGACGCGGTGAACGGCGGCCAGCTGTACGACCTGCAGCAGCAGTTCGCGCAGCAGTACGCAGCCATGGACGGCCGTGTCGGCGCACTCGAGCAGAACCCCGGCAACGGCGGCGGCTCGGGTGGCCCGGGCAACGGCATGGGCCCCGGCAACGGCACGGGCGGCGACGGCTCGCTGGTGGTCGGCACGGGTTCGAACGCGGCCGGCTCGAACAGCAGCGCGGTGGGTCAGGGTGCGGTCGCCACGGGCGACAACGGCTCGGCGTTCGGTCAAGGCTCGGTCGCGTCGGGCGAGAACAGCACGGCAATCGGGCAGGGTTCGAACGCGAGCGGCAACGGCTCGGTGGCGCTCGGCCAGGGTTCGGTGGCGGATCGCGACAACGCGGTGTCGGTCGGTTCGGCCGGCAACGAGCGTCAGATCACGAACGTCGCGGCCGGCACCGCGCCGACCGATGCGGTCAACGTGCAGCAGCTGAACGATAACATCAACAGCGTGCGCTCGCAGATCGACAGCAACCGTCGCGATTCGAACGGCGGCACGGCCAGCGCGGTCGCGATTGCCAACCTGCCGCAGGCATCGTTGCCTGGCGAAAGCATGGTGTCGGTCGCAGGCGGTACCTACGGTGGCGAGTCGGCAACGGCGTTCGGCATCTCGACCGCGACCCGTAACGGCAAGTGGGTTGTCAAGGCATCCGGTTCGACCAACACGCGCGGGACGGTAGCGGTTGGCGCGGGCGTCGGCTACCGCTGGTAA
- a CDS encoding APC family permease has translation MSEAGLPTRAAGADPRATSHDVAPDPQTLQRTLTWKDGFWVTSGVPAGVLFTIGGVSATIGHPAWAIWIAAITMGLIQSATYAEISGLFPHKSGGASVYGAIGWVRYSKLIAPVSVWCNWLAWSPMLALGCGLAASYALTSLFPADAAILQWRITLADLSFIKPGLSLRINATFIIATILLLVTFKLQHSGASKAAKTQRILGIASLTPLLIIGIVPFVTGDVPMSNLLPLLPLGHDAQGNLTASTFGAWNGQGVTMALGAMFMAGWASYGFETAVCYTREFRDPRRDTAKAIFWSGALCLVVMTLVPMAFQGALGTDAMLDPAIRDGSGVGAAMAKLVGGGAWVANAIVVMLMLSILLIVMTSMMGSSRTLYQASVDGWLPKYLSHVNEHGSPTRAMWTDLGFNLVLLMMSDYMTVLSISNVCYMLFVFLNLQSGWIHRMDRGNWDRTFRCPTWLLAAGALCGFANLVYAGAGADLQGEGTLRNGLIAMLLIVPVFVYRHYWQDRGRFPAQMQHDMELDVPKRSAWINLAPYATLIAAALTIAGAYYFAWVH, from the coding sequence ATGAGCGAAGCAGGATTGCCTACCCGCGCCGCCGGCGCGGACCCTCGCGCGACGTCGCACGACGTCGCCCCCGACCCTCAGACGCTGCAACGCACCCTTACCTGGAAAGACGGTTTCTGGGTCACGAGCGGCGTGCCGGCCGGCGTGCTGTTCACGATCGGCGGCGTCTCCGCGACGATCGGCCATCCCGCGTGGGCGATCTGGATCGCCGCGATCACGATGGGGCTGATTCAAAGCGCGACCTACGCCGAAATCTCCGGTCTGTTCCCGCACAAATCCGGTGGCGCTTCGGTATACGGCGCAATCGGCTGGGTGCGTTACAGCAAGCTGATTGCCCCGGTGTCCGTATGGTGCAACTGGCTCGCGTGGTCGCCGATGCTCGCGCTCGGCTGCGGCCTCGCGGCCAGCTATGCGCTCACGAGTCTCTTTCCCGCCGATGCGGCGATACTGCAATGGCGGATCACGCTCGCCGACCTGAGCTTCATCAAGCCCGGTCTGTCGCTGCGAATCAACGCGACGTTCATCATCGCGACGATCCTGCTGCTCGTCACGTTCAAGCTCCAGCACAGCGGGGCATCGAAGGCCGCGAAAACCCAACGCATTCTCGGCATCGCATCGCTCACGCCGCTGCTGATCATCGGCATCGTTCCGTTCGTCACCGGCGACGTGCCGATGTCGAACCTGCTCCCGCTGCTGCCGCTCGGCCACGACGCGCAAGGCAATCTCACGGCTTCGACGTTCGGCGCGTGGAACGGGCAGGGCGTCACGATGGCGCTCGGCGCGATGTTCATGGCCGGCTGGGCTTCGTACGGCTTCGAAACGGCCGTCTGCTACACGCGCGAATTCCGCGATCCGCGTCGCGATACCGCCAAGGCGATCTTCTGGTCGGGCGCGCTGTGTCTCGTCGTGATGACGCTCGTGCCGATGGCGTTCCAGGGCGCGCTCGGCACGGACGCCATGCTCGACCCGGCGATTCGCGACGGCTCGGGTGTCGGCGCGGCGATGGCGAAACTGGTCGGCGGCGGCGCCTGGGTCGCGAACGCGATCGTCGTGATGCTGATGCTGTCGATCCTGCTGATCGTGATGACGTCGATGATGGGTTCGTCGCGCACGCTGTACCAGGCATCGGTCGACGGCTGGCTGCCGAAGTACCTGTCGCATGTGAACGAGCACGGCTCGCCCACGCGCGCGATGTGGACCGACCTCGGCTTCAACCTCGTGCTGCTGATGATGTCGGACTACATGACGGTGCTGTCGATCTCGAACGTCTGCTACATGCTGTTCGTGTTCCTGAACCTGCAATCGGGCTGGATCCACCGGATGGATCGCGGCAACTGGGATCGGACGTTCCGCTGCCCGACCTGGCTGCTGGCAGCCGGTGCCTTGTGCGGCTTCGCGAACCTGGTCTACGCAGGCGCGGGCGCGGACCTTCAAGGCGAAGGCACGCTGCGCAACGGACTGATCGCGATGCTGCTGATCGTGCCGGTGTTCGTCTATCGACACTACTGGCAGGACCGTGGCCGCTTCCCCGCGCAGATGCAGCACGACATGGAGCTCGACGTGCCGAAACGCAGCGCATGGATCAATCTCGCGCCGTACGCCACGCTGATTGCCGCCGCGCTGACGATCGCCGGCGCGTACTACTTCGCTTGGGTGCACTGA
- a CDS encoding glycosyltransferase family 25 protein gives MSVISLRDSVGRREAFRANNPALEFEFVEAVDGRAISDDMLRHSGLFAPGLPYTRGAYGIAMTTYRLWTTIAAGDELVTIAEDDAIFRADFHDATLAYLRAHPDAHDFMAWGYNFDSILRGSIFNDRTPVTICFDEASLGQSVDAFRADRSPVLMMNLLEFYGICAYTISPAGARFLLDRCFPLQPEILFSHGLGRELPNYGIDVAMNKFYGAMRSVASFPPLAITPNVRATSTIQV, from the coding sequence GTGAGCGTCATCTCGCTGCGCGACAGCGTCGGGCGTCGCGAGGCGTTCCGTGCGAACAATCCCGCGCTGGAATTCGAGTTCGTCGAGGCTGTCGACGGCCGGGCAATATCGGACGACATGCTGCGGCATAGCGGCCTGTTCGCGCCCGGGCTGCCATATACGCGCGGCGCATACGGCATCGCGATGACGACGTACCGTCTGTGGACCACCATCGCGGCCGGCGACGAACTCGTGACGATCGCGGAGGACGATGCGATTTTCCGCGCGGATTTCCACGACGCGACGCTGGCCTACCTGCGCGCGCATCCAGATGCACACGACTTCATGGCGTGGGGCTACAACTTCGATTCGATTCTGCGCGGCTCGATTTTCAACGATCGGACGCCCGTGACGATCTGTTTCGACGAAGCGTCGCTCGGGCAGTCGGTCGACGCGTTCCGCGCCGATCGCAGCCCGGTGCTGATGATGAACCTGCTCGAGTTCTACGGCATCTGCGCGTACACGATCTCGCCGGCCGGCGCGCGCTTCCTGCTCGATCGCTGCTTTCCGCTGCAGCCCGAGATCCTGTTCTCGCATGGCCTGGGCCGCGAACTGCCGAACTACGGGATCGATGTCGCGATGAACAAGTTCTATGGCGCGATGCGCAGCGTCGCGTCCTTTCCGCCGCTCGCGATCACGCCGAACGTGCGTGCAACTTCGACGATCCAGGTCTGA
- a CDS encoding GreA/GreB family elongation factor has protein sequence MNTAIAQLSESDVSRLERVSARDSRYQAMLDELLERADIVAPRRIQSDVVTMNSSVTLTDPVSEASTTWTIAYPDDARFEAGLLNVFSPVGMALLGARQGDRVSVSLPDGTHTPMTITRVEYQPEASWA, from the coding sequence ATGAACACTGCCATCGCACAACTTTCAGAATCGGACGTTTCCCGTCTCGAACGCGTGTCGGCGCGCGACAGCCGCTATCAGGCGATGCTCGACGAACTGCTCGAACGCGCCGACATCGTGGCGCCCCGGCGCATCCAGTCGGATGTCGTCACGATGAACTCGTCGGTCACGCTGACCGACCCCGTGTCGGAAGCGAGCACGACCTGGACGATCGCGTATCCGGACGACGCGCGCTTCGAGGCCGGCCTGCTCAATGTGTTTTCGCCGGTCGGCATGGCGCTGCTTGGCGCGCGCCAGGGCGACCGCGTGTCGGTGTCGCTGCCGGATGGCACGCACACCCCGATGACGATCACGCGCGTCGAGTATCAGCCGGAAGCGAGCTGGGCGTGA